One Roseimaritima multifibrata DNA window includes the following coding sequences:
- the metF gene encoding methylenetetrahydrofolate reductase [NAD(P)H] has product MKLAEFYRNGHRGLSFELFPPKTESGRQALYEHVDRLMAFQPDYFTCTYGAGGSTQGTTLEVLSEVRRRTQLPVASHLTCVGATCDEIREYLKEAESRETDFIVALRGDPPKGETTFQAVDGGLQYANELVELIRAEKKPFGIAVAGYPEVHQEAVDAASDLANLRRKVDAGADIVVTQLFYDNADFYRFRDACDLAGIRVPIVPGLLPITNLQQALRITSMCKAKLPPALVARLEEKPEDADWQFEIGVEHARQQFLDLMDNDAAGMHLYVLNKSQAAEKMLEGYTR; this is encoded by the coding sequence ATGAAGCTTGCTGAATTTTACCGCAACGGACACCGCGGCCTGTCGTTTGAATTGTTTCCGCCCAAAACAGAGAGCGGTCGACAGGCGTTGTATGAGCACGTTGATCGATTGATGGCTTTTCAGCCCGATTACTTTACTTGTACTTACGGTGCTGGCGGTTCCACTCAAGGAACGACCTTGGAGGTTCTGTCGGAAGTCCGACGCAGGACTCAACTGCCCGTCGCGTCCCACTTAACCTGTGTTGGAGCGACCTGCGATGAAATCCGCGAATACCTAAAAGAAGCCGAGTCCAGGGAAACCGATTTCATCGTGGCCCTGCGTGGAGACCCGCCCAAGGGAGAAACCACCTTCCAAGCCGTTGACGGTGGGCTGCAGTATGCCAACGAATTGGTCGAATTGATTCGGGCCGAGAAAAAGCCGTTCGGAATCGCGGTCGCCGGATACCCGGAAGTTCATCAAGAAGCGGTGGACGCCGCGAGCGATTTGGCGAACCTAAGACGCAAAGTCGATGCAGGGGCTGACATCGTGGTGACGCAGTTGTTTTACGACAATGCGGATTTCTACCGCTTCCGTGACGCCTGTGACCTTGCCGGAATTCGGGTGCCAATCGTTCCAGGGTTGCTGCCAATTACCAACCTGCAGCAGGCTTTGCGGATCACTTCGATGTGTAAAGCAAAGCTTCCGCCCGCGTTGGTCGCACGCTTGGAGGAAAAGCCCGAGGACGCCGATTGGCAGTTTGAAATTGGCGTTGAACATGCCCGTCAGCAATTTTTAGATCTGATGGATAACGACGCTGCAGGGATGCATCTCTATGTGCTGAATAAGAGCCAAGCAGCGGAAAAAATGCTGGAAGGCTATACCCGCTAG
- a CDS encoding phytanoyl-CoA dioxygenase family protein: MQQQPDFAMIPGRDEIEKLERDIRFFPTSVAAPQSLTAAEIARWNETGYLAPLTAYDGSQAEDLREYFDRLLNQTLAAGNDSYSISSAHLKHARVWDLLNHPAIVAPVCDLLGPNVIGWGAHFFCKMPGDGKRVDWHQDCSYWPLTPTKTVTVWLAIDDADAENGCMEVFAGSHRFGLIDFEASDASSGNVLNQTVSQPEKYGQLESEPLQAGQFSLHSDLLLHGSPANQSGRRRCGLTLRYCPADVTASLDWNRKGVIVAGEADPEKWPNAPRPQAD; encoded by the coding sequence GTGCAACAGCAACCAGATTTTGCAATGATTCCCGGTCGGGACGAAATCGAGAAATTGGAAAGAGACATTCGCTTTTTCCCCACATCGGTTGCCGCACCACAATCCCTTACCGCCGCCGAGATCGCTCGCTGGAATGAAACGGGGTATCTCGCTCCACTCACCGCGTATGATGGTTCCCAAGCCGAGGATCTGCGGGAGTATTTCGACCGCTTATTGAATCAAACTCTCGCTGCTGGAAACGATAGTTATTCGATCAGCAGCGCCCATCTGAAACACGCCCGGGTCTGGGATCTGCTGAACCACCCCGCGATCGTGGCTCCGGTTTGTGACTTGCTAGGCCCCAACGTGATCGGCTGGGGAGCTCACTTTTTTTGCAAAATGCCGGGCGATGGAAAACGGGTCGACTGGCATCAAGATTGTAGCTATTGGCCCCTGACGCCCACGAAAACGGTTACCGTCTGGTTGGCCATTGATGACGCGGACGCGGAAAACGGATGTATGGAAGTTTTTGCAGGTTCCCATCGGTTTGGTTTGATCGACTTCGAAGCAAGTGATGCCAGTTCGGGAAACGTGCTGAACCAAACGGTTTCGCAGCCAGAAAAGTACGGACAACTAGAATCCGAGCCGCTTCAAGCCGGGCAATTTTCGCTCCATAGCGATCTGCTACTGCACGGTTCGCCCGCGAATCAGTCGGGCCGCCGCCGCTGTGGTTTGACGCTGCGATACTGCCCTGCCGATGTCACTGCGTCGCTGGACTGGAATCGAAAAGGAGTCATCGTTGCCGGTGAAGCCGACCCCGAAAAATGGCCAAACGCGCCCCGTCCCCAAGCGGACTAA
- a CDS encoding HEAT repeat domain-containing protein, which produces MDGTLSEWIIALSRAPEQRAEAAKQLANAKQSVKPAILALVRAAGDRDDSTRMWAAEALETAGAPDPGAVPALIQFLEPSAAQADGESAYWAARILRRLGPAASAATPALTAAVKNSPYLAVREEAVAALGRIGPAAREASETLSQAAQSGPPRLARLAMIALESIRGMAA; this is translated from the coding sequence ATGGATGGAACTCTGAGCGAATGGATCATCGCACTTTCACGCGCCCCTGAGCAGCGGGCAGAGGCGGCAAAACAACTTGCAAATGCCAAACAGTCGGTCAAGCCGGCGATCCTGGCGTTGGTGCGAGCGGCCGGTGACCGTGACGATTCAACCCGAATGTGGGCAGCGGAAGCGTTAGAAACAGCGGGAGCCCCGGATCCCGGTGCGGTTCCCGCATTGATTCAATTTTTAGAACCGTCTGCGGCTCAAGCGGATGGCGAATCGGCCTACTGGGCCGCAAGGATCTTGCGTCGCTTAGGGCCCGCTGCTTCGGCTGCGACGCCGGCACTGACGGCCGCGGTCAAGAATTCCCCCTACTTGGCCGTCCGTGAAGAAGCCGTTGCCGCACTGGGACGAATTGGCCCCGCCGCACGCGAAGCGTCGGAAACGCTTAGCCAAGCAGCCCAATCAGGGCCCCCTCGGCTGGCTCGCCTTGCCATGATCGCCCTGGAATCGATTCGTGGGATGGCCGCCTAG
- a CDS encoding phosphoglycerate kinase has translation MAKQTIDQTDVAGKTVLMRVDFNVPLNDAGKITDDRRIQSAMSSIQSVISRGGKLILISHLGRPKGDGGDAKYSLAPTAERLSEMLGQPVAFATDTVGDDAKAKVAALEAGGVVILENLRFNPGEKAGDAEFASKLAAMADIYCNNAFGTCHRKDASMFAVPQAMEGKPKVVGHLVATEIEYLTNAISAPQRPFVAILGGAKVSDKIKVIKNLLDICDTILIGGAMAYTFSLAKGGKVGKSLVEPDYVDLAKELIAAGGDKLQLPIDTHCGDDFSGSCNKQVVAAGEIPEGWEGLDIGPETAKKYADIIASAKTVVWNGPMGVFEMSPFDEGTKIVAQAVADSDSISIIGGGDSAAAVDQLGFADKVSHVSTGGGASLAMLEGQRFAAVDILDEA, from the coding sequence ATGGCGAAACAAACGATTGATCAAACCGATGTTGCTGGCAAAACGGTCCTGATGCGAGTCGACTTTAACGTCCCTCTGAACGATGCGGGCAAGATCACCGACGACCGCCGGATTCAATCGGCAATGTCTAGTATTCAGTCGGTTATCTCCCGTGGCGGCAAGTTGATCTTGATCAGCCACCTCGGTCGTCCCAAGGGAGACGGTGGGGATGCAAAGTACTCGCTCGCCCCAACCGCAGAACGACTAAGTGAAATGCTGGGCCAACCGGTTGCTTTTGCTACCGACACCGTCGGTGACGACGCCAAGGCCAAAGTGGCCGCCCTGGAAGCCGGCGGAGTCGTGATCCTCGAAAACCTGCGATTCAATCCCGGTGAAAAAGCGGGCGATGCAGAATTCGCAAGCAAACTAGCAGCGATGGCCGACATCTACTGCAACAACGCCTTCGGAACCTGTCACCGCAAAGACGCTTCGATGTTTGCGGTTCCGCAGGCCATGGAAGGGAAACCGAAAGTCGTTGGCCATCTAGTGGCAACCGAAATCGAATACCTCACCAATGCGATTTCTGCGCCGCAGCGTCCCTTTGTCGCCATCCTTGGTGGTGCCAAAGTGAGTGACAAAATCAAAGTGATTAAGAACCTGCTTGATATCTGCGATACCATTTTGATCGGTGGAGCGATGGCCTACACGTTCTCGTTGGCCAAGGGGGGCAAAGTTGGGAAGAGTTTGGTGGAACCCGATTATGTGGACCTTGCCAAAGAACTGATCGCTGCAGGCGGCGACAAATTGCAACTTCCTATCGACACTCATTGCGGCGACGATTTCTCCGGCAGTTGTAACAAACAGGTCGTTGCAGCAGGGGAAATTCCTGAAGGTTGGGAAGGTCTGGATATCGGTCCTGAAACCGCCAAGAAGTATGCGGACATCATTGCGTCGGCGAAAACGGTTGTTTGGAATGGACCGATGGGCGTCTTTGAAATGAGCCCCTTCGACGAAGGAACAAAAATCGTTGCCCAGGCCGTCGCAGATAGCGATTCGATCAGCATCATCGGTGGTGGCGACAGTGCTGCAGCCGTCGATCAACTTGGGTTCGCAGACAAGGTCAGCCATGTAAGCACCGGCGGTGGAGCAAGTCTGGCAATGCTAGAAGGTCAGCGTTTCGCTGCCGTTGATATTTTGGACGAAGCCTAG
- a CDS encoding endonuclease/exonuclease/phosphatase family protein, whose product MFWKTKSRTKTRLPLTRFIGPISAIMGLLSLLGFGVTKGIDLSRFDRGNEVLAEAKVAAIARERADGEGPLLTEFRHALANSPSEPTDPAQVNGLPQPSDFGHTNNQAQPNQAQPNGSANNNAALAGNGNPQQPPTSSSGNQKPFDRIRIASFNIKVFGKSKSEDTNVMGVLAHIMQLFDVVAIQEVRSPDSFPVDKLIQRINQGNTRYASSVGVAQGRSSQLEQYAYVWDTTRIREIPNATYVVNDPEDLMHRSPMVATFECIVPANAGRNGFKFTMINVHTDPDEVKGDTPANELNVLDDVYKSVREFEYMRQGEDDFFLVGDLNVDPQHLYELGQIPGLQSVTGPTPTNTKGTAIYDHILVDRMTTSEFTGSAGVLELVQHLGLTPDQAWAVSDHQPIWAEFSIYEQPAFGAIATRPQANAR is encoded by the coding sequence GTGTTCTGGAAGACTAAAAGTCGCACCAAAACGCGACTCCCACTGACTCGATTCATCGGCCCCATCTCAGCCATCATGGGGCTGCTATCCCTATTGGGATTTGGAGTCACCAAAGGGATCGACCTATCGCGGTTCGACCGGGGCAATGAAGTGCTTGCGGAGGCCAAAGTGGCCGCCATAGCACGCGAACGAGCCGATGGCGAAGGACCGTTGCTGACGGAATTCAGGCACGCGCTGGCCAACAGTCCTTCCGAGCCAACCGATCCCGCTCAGGTAAACGGTCTTCCACAACCCAGCGATTTCGGTCACACCAACAACCAAGCACAGCCCAACCAAGCACAACCCAATGGCTCCGCGAACAACAACGCGGCTCTGGCAGGAAATGGCAATCCGCAACAGCCCCCGACGTCTTCGTCGGGCAATCAAAAGCCATTCGACCGAATTCGCATCGCTAGCTTCAACATCAAAGTATTCGGCAAATCGAAATCGGAAGATACCAATGTCATGGGAGTGCTAGCGCACATCATGCAGTTGTTTGATGTCGTTGCCATCCAAGAAGTTCGCTCGCCAGATTCTTTCCCCGTCGACAAACTCATCCAGCGAATCAATCAGGGGAACACGCGGTATGCGTCTAGCGTCGGAGTCGCTCAAGGGCGAAGTTCGCAGCTTGAACAATACGCTTACGTTTGGGATACGACCCGAATCCGAGAGATCCCAAACGCGACTTATGTCGTCAACGATCCAGAAGACCTAATGCATCGCTCCCCCATGGTTGCGACCTTTGAGTGCATCGTCCCCGCCAACGCGGGACGCAACGGTTTCAAATTCACGATGATCAATGTTCACACCGACCCTGACGAGGTGAAAGGGGACACGCCAGCGAATGAACTGAACGTGCTGGATGATGTCTATAAATCGGTCCGAGAGTTCGAGTACATGCGACAAGGGGAAGACGATTTCTTTCTCGTCGGCGACCTGAACGTCGATCCGCAACACCTATACGAACTGGGGCAGATTCCCGGTCTGCAGTCGGTTACCGGACCGACCCCGACCAATACTAAGGGAACCGCGATCTACGACCATATCCTGGTCGACCGGATGACCACCAGCGAGTTCACAGGAAGCGCGGGAGTCCTGGAACTGGTGCAACACTTGGGGTTGACTCCTGACCAAGCCTGGGCCGTTAGCGACCACCAGCCGATCTGGGCTGAATTTTCCATTTATGAACAACCGGCGTTTGGGGCAATCGCAACCCGCCCCCAAGCCAACGCCAGATAA